One Streptomyces sp. NBC_00554 DNA segment encodes these proteins:
- a CDS encoding GntP family permease, whose product MLSYPLAATAPVPETPPHTGGLLLLIDGTAGLLTVAALGIALLLVLIIKLRLQPFVALLAVSIAVGLSAGLSVTELFGTVQRSTAVSVIESGMGGILGHVAIIIGLGTMLGAILEVSGGAEVLASRLLGLFGEKRAPLAMGLTGLIFGIPVFFDVGIFVLAPIVYAAAKRSGKSILLYCLPLLAGLSVTHAFLPPHPGPVAAAGLLHVDLGWVILMGVVCGLPAVAAAWVYAAWIGKRIFVAVPQDMVEAAAEAKLAVREEQRASGVEPRESPVPLGTVIGIIGTPLVLILAATFSSIALDPSTTRSVIEFFGSPFVALTIALLLAYYLLGIRRGWSRKSLETVSTSSLKPVGNILLVVGAGGIFGAVLKASGVAQALSDTFNDVGLPVLVLSYLISVVLRVAQGSATVAIVTTAGIVAPLLAEGDHSQAFVALVIMAISAGSIFASHVNDGGFWMVAKYFGISERDTLKSWTVLESVLSVAGFAVAAVLSLFV is encoded by the coding sequence TTGCTCTCCTATCCGCTCGCAGCGACAGCCCCCGTCCCCGAGACCCCACCCCACACCGGCGGCCTGCTCCTCCTCATCGACGGCACCGCCGGACTGCTCACGGTCGCCGCCCTCGGCATCGCCCTCCTGCTCGTCCTCATCATCAAGCTGCGGCTCCAGCCCTTCGTCGCGCTGCTCGCCGTCTCCATAGCCGTCGGCCTCTCGGCCGGGCTGTCGGTCACGGAACTCTTCGGCACCGTCCAGAGATCCACGGCCGTCTCGGTCATCGAGTCCGGCATGGGCGGCATCCTCGGCCATGTCGCGATCATCATCGGCCTGGGCACGATGCTCGGCGCGATCCTCGAAGTCAGCGGCGGCGCCGAGGTGTTGGCGTCCCGGCTGCTCGGGCTGTTCGGCGAGAAGCGGGCCCCGCTCGCGATGGGCCTCACCGGCCTGATCTTCGGCATCCCGGTCTTCTTCGACGTCGGCATCTTCGTCCTCGCGCCGATCGTGTACGCCGCCGCCAAGCGCTCCGGCAAGTCGATCCTGCTGTACTGCCTGCCGCTGCTCGCGGGTCTGTCCGTGACGCACGCGTTCCTGCCGCCGCACCCGGGCCCGGTGGCCGCCGCCGGACTCCTGCACGTGGATCTCGGCTGGGTCATCCTCATGGGCGTGGTCTGCGGACTCCCCGCCGTGGCCGCCGCCTGGGTCTACGCCGCCTGGATCGGCAAGCGGATCTTCGTCGCCGTACCGCAGGACATGGTCGAGGCCGCGGCGGAAGCCAAGCTGGCCGTACGGGAGGAGCAGCGGGCGTCCGGCGTCGAGCCGCGCGAGAGCCCGGTCCCCCTCGGCACCGTCATCGGCATCATCGGTACGCCGCTGGTGCTGATCCTGGCGGCGACGTTCTCCTCGATCGCGCTCGACCCCTCCACCACCCGCTCGGTGATCGAGTTCTTCGGCAGCCCGTTCGTGGCCCTGACCATCGCCCTGCTCCTGGCGTACTACCTGCTCGGCATCCGGCGCGGCTGGTCCCGCAAGTCCCTTGAAACGGTGTCGACTTCATCCCTCAAGCCGGTCGGCAACATCCTGCTCGTGGTCGGCGCGGGCGGCATCTTCGGCGCCGTACTGAAGGCCAGCGGTGTCGCCCAGGCCCTCTCGGACACCTTCAACGACGTCGGCCTGCCGGTCCTCGTCCTCTCCTACCTGATCTCCGTCGTCCTGCGCGTCGCCCAGGGCTCGGCCACCGTCGCCATCGTCACCACGGCCGGCATCGTCGCCCCCCTCCTCGCCGAGGGCGACCACTCCCAGGCCTTCGTCGCCCTCGTCATCATGGCGATCTCGGCAGGCTCGATCTTCGCCTCGCACGTCAACGACGGCGGCTTCTGGATGGTGGCGAAGTACTTCGGCATCAGCGAGCGCGACACCCTGAAGTCCTGGACGGTCCTGGAGTCGGTGCTGTCGGTGGCGGGGTTCGCGGTGGCGGCGGTGTTGAGTTTGTTCGTGTAG
- a CDS encoding helix-turn-helix domain-containing protein, whose translation MDTQNLSAPSRAQSGIAGKNHPRTGGLDHDHTRHSTRFTVVGNHLVQHAELSLLAIGLACHIQSLPKRARVDIKTLAARFPEGTTRIAAALRELEAHGYLRRERQRVPGGRIVSRTISCNQPGRRNHDEPDHTPAPAKKPRPTRKKPLPAVPQPSYPSPTLLQQATDLLAGLRREDPRLLLTTNDTSHLAPGVAAWLERDLTPTAVRQALTTDLPDPLCRPAALLAHRLTTQLPPPPPFRAPSSPPPVRHPLRNCDDCDRAFRGPEPGRCRDCRDRIPAVTI comes from the coding sequence ATGGATACGCAAAACCTTAGCGCGCCCTCGCGCGCCCAGTCCGGTATCGCGGGCAAAAACCACCCCCGCACGGGCGGGCTCGACCACGATCACACCCGCCACTCCACCCGCTTCACGGTGGTCGGCAACCACCTCGTCCAGCACGCGGAGCTGTCTCTCCTCGCGATCGGGCTGGCCTGCCACATCCAGTCTCTCCCCAAGCGCGCCCGCGTCGACATCAAGACCCTCGCCGCCCGCTTCCCCGAGGGCACGACCCGTATCGCCGCCGCCCTGCGCGAGTTGGAGGCCCACGGCTACCTGCGCCGCGAACGCCAACGCGTCCCCGGCGGCCGCATCGTCAGCCGCACGATCTCCTGCAACCAGCCCGGACGACGGAACCATGACGAGCCCGACCACACCCCGGCCCCGGCGAAGAAGCCCCGCCCGACCCGCAAGAAACCTCTCCCCGCCGTCCCGCAGCCGTCGTACCCCTCCCCCACCCTCCTCCAGCAGGCCACCGACCTCCTCGCCGGCCTCCGCCGCGAGGACCCCCGCCTGCTCCTCACGACCAACGACACCAGCCACCTGGCCCCCGGCGTCGCCGCCTGGCTGGAACGCGACCTCACCCCCACCGCCGTACGCCAAGCCCTGACCACGGATCTCCCGGACCCCCTGTGCCGCCCGGCAGCCCTCCTGGCCCACCGCCTGACCACCCAGCTGCCACCGCCACCCCCGTTCCGAGCCCCCTCATCACCACCACCCGTCCGACACCCGCTCCGGAACTGCGACGACTGCGACCGCGCCTTCCGAGGCCCGGAACCAGGCCGCTGCCGCGACTGCCGTGACCGAATCCCCGCAGTGACCATCTGA
- a CDS encoding RidA family protein, whose amino-acid sequence MTDKIALTPKTHATPPAKFSHGVRKGNILQVAGQVGFLPAVEGQPPTTAGPALREQTLQTLANVKAILEEGGASWDDVMMIRVYLTDVDHFAEMNGIYNTYFEEQGLTAPPAARTTVYVGLPAGLLIEIDALAVLG is encoded by the coding sequence CGCCCTCACCCCCAAGACCCACGCCACCCCGCCCGCCAAGTTCTCGCACGGCGTGCGGAAGGGGAACATCCTCCAGGTCGCCGGGCAGGTCGGCTTCCTCCCGGCCGTCGAGGGCCAGCCGCCCACGACCGCAGGTCCGGCGCTGCGCGAGCAGACCCTCCAGACCCTCGCCAACGTCAAGGCGATCCTCGAAGAGGGCGGCGCGAGCTGGGACGACGTGATGATGATCCGCGTCTACCTCACCGACGTCGACCACTTCGCCGAGATGAACGGCATCTACAACACCTACTTCGAGGAGCAGGGCCTCACCGCGCCCCCCGCCGCCCGCACGACGGTCTACGTCGGTCTGCCGGCCGGACTCCTCATCGAGATCGACGCGCTGGCCGTACTCGGCTGA